One region of Sandaracinaceae bacterium genomic DNA includes:
- a CDS encoding NAD(P)/FAD-dependent oxidoreductase, producing the protein MSQRKQVVIIGGGFGGLNAARSLDGVDVDVTVVDRENHHLFQPLLYQVATSGLSPGAIAVPIRSVVGRQPNTRVVLGEALEVDKHRKEVVLANGARLRYDWLVVAAGAKTNFFGHDDWAQHTIGLKNMRDAIQIRERVLLAFEAAEQELDETVRKRLLTFVVIGGGPTGVETAGAISELGRTVLADEYQRIHPKDIRVVLVEMGKRVLAPFRPDLSESAAHQLRELGVELRLGAPVTDVTAEGAVVAGELIPASLVVWASGVQPVSLAQRMGVELTRRGQVRVDSNCAVLGHPDILCIGDMAAFVPAGETEALPGLAPVAIQQGRYVATLIRGDLRSMARKPFRYVDKGIMATIGRSRAVVQSSVLTTSGLLAWLAWGFVHIVYLIGFRSRAMVLFEWVWAYLTYKRGTRLVTHLPRGADALPSPHALAPAPGTTGPLSSSPK; encoded by the coding sequence ATGAGCCAACGTAAGCAAGTCGTCATCATCGGAGGAGGCTTCGGCGGCCTCAACGCGGCTCGCTCGCTGGACGGCGTGGACGTGGACGTCACGGTCGTGGACCGCGAGAACCACCACCTCTTCCAGCCGCTGCTCTACCAGGTGGCCACGTCGGGCCTGAGCCCGGGCGCCATCGCAGTGCCCATTCGCTCGGTGGTGGGGCGGCAGCCCAACACGCGCGTCGTGCTCGGCGAGGCCCTCGAAGTGGACAAGCACCGCAAGGAGGTCGTGCTCGCGAACGGGGCACGGCTCCGTTACGACTGGCTGGTGGTGGCGGCCGGCGCGAAGACCAACTTCTTCGGTCACGACGACTGGGCGCAGCACACCATCGGCCTCAAGAACATGCGCGACGCCATCCAGATTCGCGAGCGCGTGCTGCTCGCGTTCGAGGCCGCCGAGCAAGAGCTGGACGAGACGGTGCGCAAGCGCCTGCTCACGTTCGTGGTCATCGGCGGCGGCCCCACCGGCGTGGAGACGGCCGGCGCCATCAGCGAGCTGGGCCGCACCGTGCTGGCCGACGAGTACCAGCGCATCCACCCGAAGGACATCCGCGTGGTGTTGGTCGAGATGGGCAAGCGCGTGCTCGCCCCTTTCCGGCCCGATTTGTCGGAGTCTGCCGCACACCAGCTCCGAGAGCTGGGCGTAGAGCTGCGCCTCGGCGCGCCCGTCACCGATGTCACCGCCGAAGGCGCGGTGGTGGCCGGCGAGCTCATCCCCGCGTCGCTGGTGGTGTGGGCGTCGGGCGTGCAGCCCGTGTCGTTGGCGCAGCGCATGGGTGTAGAGCTCACGCGCCGCGGGCAGGTGCGCGTGGACAGCAACTGCGCGGTGCTGGGCCACCCCGACATCCTCTGCATCGGAGACATGGCGGCCTTCGTGCCTGCTGGTGAGACCGAGGCCCTGCCTGGGCTCGCGCCCGTCGCCATCCAGCAGGGGCGCTACGTGGCCACGCTGATTCGCGGCGACCTCCGCTCCATGGCGCGCAAGCCATTCCGCTACGTAGACAAGGGCATCATGGCCACCATCGGGCGCTCCCGCGCGGTGGTGCAGTCCAGCGTGCTCACCACCAGCGGGCTGCTGGCCTGGCTGGCCTGGGGCTTCGTCCACATCGTCTACCTCATCGGCTTCCGCAGCCGCGCCATGGTGCTCTTCGAGTGGGTGTGGGCCTACCTCACGTACAAGCGGGGAACACGGCTGGTCACGCACCTCCCGCGTGGCGCCGACGCGCTCCCCAGCCCGCACGCGCTGGCCCCGGCGCCAGGGACCACCGGTCCCCTGTCGAGCTCTCCGAAATGA